Proteins encoded by one window of Bubalus kerabau isolate K-KA32 ecotype Philippines breed swamp buffalo chromosome 22, PCC_UOA_SB_1v2, whole genome shotgun sequence:
- the PPRC1 gene encoding peroxisome proliferator-activated receptor gamma coactivator-related protein 1 isoform X7 has product MAARRGRRDGIAPPASGGPGPDPGGGVRSSGWGSRSQAPYGTVGAVSGGEQALLHEEGDDSGFVSLSRLGPCLRDKDLEMEELILQDGALLGTMHSYMDASLISLIEDFGSLGESRLSLEDQNEVSLLTALTEILDNADSENLSPFDSIPDSELLVSPREGSSLHRLLSLSRTPPERDLITPTDPLGPSTGSSRVEMALADPPWDFSPPSFLETSSPKLPNWRPPRSRTRWGQSPPPQQRSDGEEEEELAGFSSEMLAGELNNSVSSIPDFPMHLACPEEEEKTAAAAEMAVQAAGDESISSLSELVRAMHPYCLPNLTHLTALEDELQEQPDDLTLPEDCVVLEIVGQAATAGNDLEIPVVVRQIPAGPQPVLLDDTLEVSPALQLLMPSLEVETEVAVPKETLCPEDEGLSLDSKEKLEAASMLEPREVMEPVAPKGPQNPPANAMLSSQRARKGRRKKSKEQPAACAEGYTRRLRSASRGQSTAVPEVTSQGGSLPQEDLQREVGPPHGRGKPRAWARAWAAALEKPSSANLESSTEQASPAKADPVDLCPRLVDAIQANPVSTHLSLVDSAQADPMPLDSVEADSTVVDPGPTATDTEPVDPVLTNVASANSELVDPLPADPVLAESAAADPAVVVPISDDLPPVDPVLVKSVQVDSIPNDLSPVDPVLVKSRPTDPRRGAVSSAQRNPGAQLLLESESSEPPKANSPEVREVVGSLKGETGTSTTTQEVRPRPLSLSEYRRRRQQRQPEAEERTPQPPAGKWPSLPETPTGLADIPCLVIPPAPAKKTAPQRSPEAAPEACFGSVGPSPASPSPEPPATKPMASAPTEQVPSQEKLLPARPLPPAVQPMPPTMPTALPFPTGGLGMTPALPLPTNGQAVPNLPPPPLQPPSVPMSLGPVPPDPYTRYAPVPPWPCYPPVSPSGYPCLPPPPAVPLVSGTPGAFAVPPTCNVPWVPPPAPVPPYNSNCTYGPLGWGPGLQHPPFWPAVPPPPLPLTSVGRAVPPPKVEPGGIPAGSPESVPAVPMAPPLSLGAAGQGAPQTEPTKVEVKPVPASPHLKHKASSPVHSPRIKAPPCVSAENVAVEEPASERLKPEPQETRPKEKPPSPVAKAVPTPAPRQSTTTKLPAVHPARLRKLSFLPAPRTQGPEAVVQAFISEIGIEASDLSSLLEQFEKSEAKKECPPPAPADSLAVGNSGSSCSSSGRSRRCSSSSSSSSSSSSSSSSSSSRSRSRSPSPRRRSDRRRRYSSYRSHDHYQRQRVLQKERAIEERRVVFIGKIPGRMTRSELKERFSVFGEIEECTIHFRVQGDNYGFVTYRYAEEAFAAIESGHKLRQADEQPFDLCFGGRRQFCKRSYSDLDSNREDFDPAPVKSKFDSLDFDTLLKQAQKNLRR; this is encoded by the exons ATGGCGGCGCGCCGGGGACGGAGAGACGGAATCGCGCCGCCTGCGAGTGGGGGCCCCGGCCCCGACCCTGGTGGTGGAGTGCGCAGCAGCGGCTGGGGGAGTCGGAGCCAAGCACCATATGGCACCGTGGGCGCTGTGAGTGGCGGGGAGCAG GCGCTGCTGCACGAGGAGGGCGATGATTCTGGCTTTGTCAGTCTGTCTCGGCTGGGCCCCTGTTTGAGGGACAAGGACCTGGAGATGGAGGAGCTGATACTGCAGGATGGGGCGCTGCTGGGGACCATGCACAGCTATATGGATGCCTCTCTCATCTCCCTCATTGAAGATTTTGGTAGCCTTGGAGAG AGCAGATTATCTCTGGAGGACCAGAATGAAGTGTCACTGCTCACAGCTCTGACGGAGATCTTGGACAATGCAGATTCTGAGAACCTGTCTCCATTTGACAGCATTCCTGACTCGGAGCTGCTCGTGTCACCTCGGGAGGGCTCCTCT cTGCACAGGTTGCTCAGCCTCTCTCGGACACCCCCAGAACGTGACCTCATCACCCCAACTGACCCGCTGGGGCCCAGCACAGGCAGTAGTAGA GTTGAGATGGCGCTCGCAGATCCCCCTTGGGACTTCTCTCCACCTTCCTTCTTGGAGACCTCCTCCCCTAAGCTTCCTAATTGGAGACCCCCAAGGTCAAGAACCCGCTGGGGCCagtcccctcctccccagcagcGTAGtgatggggaggaagaggaggagctggCTGGCTTCAGCAGTGAGATGCTTGCTGGGGAGCTTAACAACTCTGTGAGCAGCATCCCGGACTTCCCCATGCACCTAGCCTGTcctgaggaggaagagaaaacagcagctgcagcagagatGGCAGTACAGGCAGCTGGAGACGAGAGCATCTCCTCCTTGAGTGAGCTGGTGCGGGCCATGCACCCGTACTGCTTACCCAACCTCACCCACCTGACGGCGCTCGAGGATGAGCTTCAGGAGCAGCCAGATGACTTGACACTGCCTGAGGattgtgtggtgctggagattgTGGGTCAGGCGGCCACAGCTGGCAATGACCTGGAGATCCCAGTTGTGGTGCGACAGATCCCTGCTGGCCCCCAGCCTGTGCTCCTGGATGACACACTAGAGGTCAGTCCAGCCTTGCAGCTGCTCATGCCGTCACTAGAGGTAGAGACAGAGGTTGCTGTTCCCAAGGAAACCCTCTGCCCTGAGGATGAGGGCTTGTCACTGGACTCAAAGGAAAAGTTGGAGGCAGCCTCCATGTTGGAGCCCAGGGAGGTCATGGAGCCAGTGGCGCCCAAGGGGCCTCAGAACCCGCCAGCCAACGCCATGCTAAGTTCCCAGAGGGCTCGAaagggcaggaggaagaagagcaaGGAGCAGCCAGCTGCCTGTGCAGAGGGCTACACCAGGAGGCTGAGGTCGGCCTCTCGTGGGCAGTCTACAGCTGTTCCAGAGGTGACCTCTCAGGGAGGCAGCCTGCCTCAAGAGGACCTTCAAAGAGAGGTTGGGCCTCCCCATGGTAGAGGGAAGCCCCGGGCTTGGGCTCGGGCCTGGGCAGCTGCCTTGGAGAAACCCAGCTCTGCGAACTTGGAGAGCAGTACTGAGCAAGCTAGTCCTGCTAAAGCAGATCCTGTAGATCTCTGCCCTCGCCTGGTTGACGCTATCCAAGCCAACCCTGTTTCAACGCATCTCTCACTGGTTGACTCTGCTCAAGCTGACCCCATGCCACTTGACTCTGTTGAAGCTGATTCCACTGTAGTTGACCCTGGTCCCACTGCGACTGACACTGAACCTGTTGACCCTGTGCTAACTAACGTTGCTTCAGCGAACTCAGAGCTGGTTGACCCCCTCCCAGCTGATCCAGTCCTGGCTGAATCAGCAGCAGCTGACCCTGCAGTGGTTGTTCCCATCTCAGACGACTTGCCTCCAGTTGACCCTGTCCTGGTCAAGTCAGTACAGGTTGACTCTATTCCCAATGACCTGTCTCCAGTTGACCCTGTACTAGTTAAGTCTAGGCCAACTGATCCCAGACGTGGTGCAGTATCATCAGCCCAGAGGAATCCAGGTGCCCAGCTCCTCCTGGAATCAGAGTCCTCAGAGCCCCCAAAGGCCAACAGTcctgaagtcagggaggttgTAGGTTCTCTGAAGGGAGAAACTGGTACCAGTACCACAACCCAGGAAGTCAGGCCTCGGCCTCTTAGCCTATCTGAGTACCGGCGACGAAGGCAGCAGCGCCAGCCAGAGGCCGAAGAGAGGACCCCTCAGCCTCCAGCTGGGAAGTGGCCCAGCCTCCCAGAAACTCCCACAGGGCTGGCAGACATCCCTTGTCTTGTCATCCCTCCAGCCCCAGCCAAGAAGACAGCTCCACAGAGAAGTCCTGAGGCGGCTCCTGAGGCTTGCTTTGGGTCTGtgggccccagccctgcctctcctAGTCCTGAGCCACCTGCGACCAAACCTATGGCCTCAGCTCCTACTGAGCAGGTGCCATCCCAAGAGAAACTGCTGCCAGCAAGACCGctacctcctgctgtgcagcccatGCCCCCCACAATGCCCACTGCTCTGCCTTTTCCCACGGGTGGGCTGGGCATGACTCCTGCACTGCCCCTTCCCACAAATGGGCAAGCTGTACCCAATCTGCCCCCACCACCCCTGCAGCCTCCTAGTGTTCCGATGTCTCTGGGGCCAGTGCCACCTGATCCCTATACTCGCTATGCCCCTGTGCCACCCTGGCCTTGTTATCCTCCCGTGTCCCCTTCTGGCTATCCTTGCCTGCCCCCCCCACCAGCGGTGCCCCTAGTGTCTGGTACTCCAGGTGCCTTTGCTGTGCCCCCCACTTGCAATGTGCCTTGGGTacctcctcctgccccagtcccACCTTATAATTCCAACTGTACCTACGGGCCCTTGGGATGGGGCCCAGGGCTGCAACACCCTCCATTCTGGCCTGCTGTTCCCCCACCTCCATTGCCTCTAACCTCAGTTGGAAGAGCTGTCCCCCCACCCAAGGTGGAGCCTGGTGGCATCCCAGCTGGCTCTCCTGAAAGTGTGCCAGCTGTGCCGATGGCTCCTCCCCTCAGTCTTGGGGCAGCTGGCCAGGGAGCTCCACAGACAGAGCCCACCAAGGTGGAGGTCAAGCCAGTGCCTGCATCTCCCCATCTGAAACACAAGGCGTCCTCCCCGGTGCACAGCCCTCGGATCAAGGCTCCACCGTGTGTGTCTGCTGAGAATGTGGCTGTTGAGGAGCCTGCATCAGAGAGGCTAAAGCCTGAGCCGCAGGAGACTAGGCCCAAGGAGAAACCACCCTCTCCTGTTGCCAAGGCTGTTCCCACACCGGCACCAAGGCAGAGCACTACCACCAAACTGCCTGCTGTCCACCCAGCCCGTCTAAGGAAACTGTCCTTTCTACCTGCCCCGCGTACCCAGGGTCCTGAGGCCGTGGTGCAGGCTTTCATCAGTGAGATTG GAATTGAGGCGTCGGACCTGTCCAGTCTGCTGGAGCAATTTGAGAAATCAGAAG ccaaaaaggaGTGCCCTCCCCCGGCTCCTGCTGACAGCCTGGCTGTAGGAAACTCAGG GTCCAGTTGCAGTTCCTCTGGACGTTCCCGGAGatgctcttcctcttcctcctcatcttcctcctcatcttcctcctcctcatcatcTAGTTCCCGAAGCCGGTCCCGCTCTCCATCTCCTCGCCGGAGAAGTGACAGGAGGCGCCG GTACAGTTCTTATCGTTCACACGACCATTACCAAAGGCAGAGAGTTCTGCAGAAGGAGCGTGCAATA GAAGAAAGAAGAGTGGTCTTCATTGGGAAGATACCTGGCCGCATGACTCGGTCAGAGCTGAAAGAGAGGTTCTCTGTTTTTGGGGAGATTGAGGAATGCACCATCCACTTCCGTGTCCAAGG TGACAACTATGGCTTCGTCACTTACCGCTATGCCGAGGAGGCATTTGCAGCCATCGAGAGTGGCCACAAGCTGAGGCAGGCGGATGAACAGCCCTTTGATCTCTGCTTTGGGGGCCGCAGGCAGTTCTGCAAGAGAAGCTATTCTGATCTTG ACTCCAACCGGGAAGACTTTGACCCTGCTCCTGTAAAGAGCAAATTTGATTCTCTTGACTTTGACACATTGTTGAAACAGGCCCAGAAGAACCTCAGGAGGTAA
- the PPRC1 gene encoding peroxisome proliferator-activated receptor gamma coactivator-related protein 1 isoform X5 — protein MVKDFPDALLHEEGDDSGFVSLSRLGPCLRDKDLEMEELILQDGALLGTMHSYMDASLISLIEDFGSLGESRLSLEDQNEVSLLTALTEILDNADSENLSPFDSIPDSELLVSPREGSSLHRLLSLSRTPPERDLITPTDPLGPSTGSSRVEMALADPPWDFSPPSFLETSSPKLPNWRPPRSRTRWGQSPPPQQRSDGEEEEELAGFSSEMLAGELNNSVSSIPDFPMHLACPEEEEKTAAAAEMAVQAAGDESISSLSELVRAMHPYCLPNLTHLTALEDELQEQPDDLTLPEDCVVLEIVGQAATAGNDLEIPVVVRQIPAGPQPVLLDDTLEVSPALQLLMPSLEVETEVAVPKETLCPEDEGLSLDSKEKLEAASMLEPREVMEPVAPKGPQNPPANAMLSSQRARKGRRKKSKEQPAACAEGYTRRLRSASRGQSTAVPEVTSQGGSLPQEDLQREVGPPHGRGKPRAWARAWAAALEKPSSANLESSTEQASPAKADPVDLCPRLVDAIQANPVSTHLSLVDSAQADPMPLDSVEADSTVVDPGPTATDTEPVDPVLTNVASANSELVDPLPADPVLAESAAADPAVVVPISDDLPPVDPVLVKSVQVDSIPNDLSPVDPVLVKSRPTDPRRGAVSSAQRNPGAQLLLESESSEPPKANSPEVREVVGSLKGETGTSTTTQEVRPRPLSLSEYRRRRQQRQPEAEERTPQPPAGKWPSLPETPTGLADIPCLVIPPAPAKKTAPQRSPEAAPEACFGSVGPSPASPSPEPPATKPMASAPTEQVPSQEKLLPARPLPPAVQPMPPTMPTALPFPTGGLGMTPALPLPTNGQAVPNLPPPPLQPPSVPMSLGPVPPDPYTRYAPVPPWPCYPPVSPSGYPCLPPPPAVPLVSGTPGAFAVPPTCNVPWVPPPAPVPPYNSNCTYGPLGWGPGLQHPPFWPAVPPPPLPLTSVGRAVPPPKVEPGGIPAGSPESVPAVPMAPPLSLGAAGQGAPQTEPTKVEVKPVPASPHLKHKASSPVHSPRIKAPPCVSAENVAVEEPASERLKPEPQETRPKEKPPSPVAKAVPTPAPRQSTTTKLPAVHPARLRKLSFLPAPRTQGPEAVVQAFISEIGIEASDLSSLLEQFEKSEAKKECPPPAPADSLAVGNSGSVDTPQEKRPLDRLQAPELANVAGLTPPATPPHQLWKPLAAVSLLAKAKSPKSTAQEGTLKPEGVTEAKHPAAARLHEGVRGPSPVHVGSGDHDYCVRSRTPPKKTPALVIPEVGSRWNVKRHQDITIKPVLSLGSVTSVPPGTAASQKPLDHRTSKEQADPQTPCLAPSALLSPEASPCRNDTNTRTLPDPSAKQQSVRCYRKACRSASPPSRGWQGRRGRSSRSLSSGSTRTSEASSSSSSSSSSSSRSRSRSRSRSLSPPHKRWRRSSCSSSGRSRRCSSSSSSSSSSSSSSSSSSSRSRSRSPSPRRRSDRRRRYSSYRSHDHYQRQRVLQKERAIEERRVVFIGKIPGRMTRSELKERFSVFGEIEECTIHFRVQGDNYGFVTYRYAEEAFAAIESGHKLRQADEQPFDLCFGGRRQFCKRSYSDLDSNREDFDPAPVKSKFDSLDFDTLLKQAQKNLRR, from the exons ATGGTGAAGGACTTTCCAGAT GCGCTGCTGCACGAGGAGGGCGATGATTCTGGCTTTGTCAGTCTGTCTCGGCTGGGCCCCTGTTTGAGGGACAAGGACCTGGAGATGGAGGAGCTGATACTGCAGGATGGGGCGCTGCTGGGGACCATGCACAGCTATATGGATGCCTCTCTCATCTCCCTCATTGAAGATTTTGGTAGCCTTGGAGAG AGCAGATTATCTCTGGAGGACCAGAATGAAGTGTCACTGCTCACAGCTCTGACGGAGATCTTGGACAATGCAGATTCTGAGAACCTGTCTCCATTTGACAGCATTCCTGACTCGGAGCTGCTCGTGTCACCTCGGGAGGGCTCCTCT cTGCACAGGTTGCTCAGCCTCTCTCGGACACCCCCAGAACGTGACCTCATCACCCCAACTGACCCGCTGGGGCCCAGCACAGGCAGTAGTAGA GTTGAGATGGCGCTCGCAGATCCCCCTTGGGACTTCTCTCCACCTTCCTTCTTGGAGACCTCCTCCCCTAAGCTTCCTAATTGGAGACCCCCAAGGTCAAGAACCCGCTGGGGCCagtcccctcctccccagcagcGTAGtgatggggaggaagaggaggagctggCTGGCTTCAGCAGTGAGATGCTTGCTGGGGAGCTTAACAACTCTGTGAGCAGCATCCCGGACTTCCCCATGCACCTAGCCTGTcctgaggaggaagagaaaacagcagctgcagcagagatGGCAGTACAGGCAGCTGGAGACGAGAGCATCTCCTCCTTGAGTGAGCTGGTGCGGGCCATGCACCCGTACTGCTTACCCAACCTCACCCACCTGACGGCGCTCGAGGATGAGCTTCAGGAGCAGCCAGATGACTTGACACTGCCTGAGGattgtgtggtgctggagattgTGGGTCAGGCGGCCACAGCTGGCAATGACCTGGAGATCCCAGTTGTGGTGCGACAGATCCCTGCTGGCCCCCAGCCTGTGCTCCTGGATGACACACTAGAGGTCAGTCCAGCCTTGCAGCTGCTCATGCCGTCACTAGAGGTAGAGACAGAGGTTGCTGTTCCCAAGGAAACCCTCTGCCCTGAGGATGAGGGCTTGTCACTGGACTCAAAGGAAAAGTTGGAGGCAGCCTCCATGTTGGAGCCCAGGGAGGTCATGGAGCCAGTGGCGCCCAAGGGGCCTCAGAACCCGCCAGCCAACGCCATGCTAAGTTCCCAGAGGGCTCGAaagggcaggaggaagaagagcaaGGAGCAGCCAGCTGCCTGTGCAGAGGGCTACACCAGGAGGCTGAGGTCGGCCTCTCGTGGGCAGTCTACAGCTGTTCCAGAGGTGACCTCTCAGGGAGGCAGCCTGCCTCAAGAGGACCTTCAAAGAGAGGTTGGGCCTCCCCATGGTAGAGGGAAGCCCCGGGCTTGGGCTCGGGCCTGGGCAGCTGCCTTGGAGAAACCCAGCTCTGCGAACTTGGAGAGCAGTACTGAGCAAGCTAGTCCTGCTAAAGCAGATCCTGTAGATCTCTGCCCTCGCCTGGTTGACGCTATCCAAGCCAACCCTGTTTCAACGCATCTCTCACTGGTTGACTCTGCTCAAGCTGACCCCATGCCACTTGACTCTGTTGAAGCTGATTCCACTGTAGTTGACCCTGGTCCCACTGCGACTGACACTGAACCTGTTGACCCTGTGCTAACTAACGTTGCTTCAGCGAACTCAGAGCTGGTTGACCCCCTCCCAGCTGATCCAGTCCTGGCTGAATCAGCAGCAGCTGACCCTGCAGTGGTTGTTCCCATCTCAGACGACTTGCCTCCAGTTGACCCTGTCCTGGTCAAGTCAGTACAGGTTGACTCTATTCCCAATGACCTGTCTCCAGTTGACCCTGTACTAGTTAAGTCTAGGCCAACTGATCCCAGACGTGGTGCAGTATCATCAGCCCAGAGGAATCCAGGTGCCCAGCTCCTCCTGGAATCAGAGTCCTCAGAGCCCCCAAAGGCCAACAGTcctgaagtcagggaggttgTAGGTTCTCTGAAGGGAGAAACTGGTACCAGTACCACAACCCAGGAAGTCAGGCCTCGGCCTCTTAGCCTATCTGAGTACCGGCGACGAAGGCAGCAGCGCCAGCCAGAGGCCGAAGAGAGGACCCCTCAGCCTCCAGCTGGGAAGTGGCCCAGCCTCCCAGAAACTCCCACAGGGCTGGCAGACATCCCTTGTCTTGTCATCCCTCCAGCCCCAGCCAAGAAGACAGCTCCACAGAGAAGTCCTGAGGCGGCTCCTGAGGCTTGCTTTGGGTCTGtgggccccagccctgcctctcctAGTCCTGAGCCACCTGCGACCAAACCTATGGCCTCAGCTCCTACTGAGCAGGTGCCATCCCAAGAGAAACTGCTGCCAGCAAGACCGctacctcctgctgtgcagcccatGCCCCCCACAATGCCCACTGCTCTGCCTTTTCCCACGGGTGGGCTGGGCATGACTCCTGCACTGCCCCTTCCCACAAATGGGCAAGCTGTACCCAATCTGCCCCCACCACCCCTGCAGCCTCCTAGTGTTCCGATGTCTCTGGGGCCAGTGCCACCTGATCCCTATACTCGCTATGCCCCTGTGCCACCCTGGCCTTGTTATCCTCCCGTGTCCCCTTCTGGCTATCCTTGCCTGCCCCCCCCACCAGCGGTGCCCCTAGTGTCTGGTACTCCAGGTGCCTTTGCTGTGCCCCCCACTTGCAATGTGCCTTGGGTacctcctcctgccccagtcccACCTTATAATTCCAACTGTACCTACGGGCCCTTGGGATGGGGCCCAGGGCTGCAACACCCTCCATTCTGGCCTGCTGTTCCCCCACCTCCATTGCCTCTAACCTCAGTTGGAAGAGCTGTCCCCCCACCCAAGGTGGAGCCTGGTGGCATCCCAGCTGGCTCTCCTGAAAGTGTGCCAGCTGTGCCGATGGCTCCTCCCCTCAGTCTTGGGGCAGCTGGCCAGGGAGCTCCACAGACAGAGCCCACCAAGGTGGAGGTCAAGCCAGTGCCTGCATCTCCCCATCTGAAACACAAGGCGTCCTCCCCGGTGCACAGCCCTCGGATCAAGGCTCCACCGTGTGTGTCTGCTGAGAATGTGGCTGTTGAGGAGCCTGCATCAGAGAGGCTAAAGCCTGAGCCGCAGGAGACTAGGCCCAAGGAGAAACCACCCTCTCCTGTTGCCAAGGCTGTTCCCACACCGGCACCAAGGCAGAGCACTACCACCAAACTGCCTGCTGTCCACCCAGCCCGTCTAAGGAAACTGTCCTTTCTACCTGCCCCGCGTACCCAGGGTCCTGAGGCCGTGGTGCAGGCTTTCATCAGTGAGATTG GAATTGAGGCGTCGGACCTGTCCAGTCTGCTGGAGCAATTTGAGAAATCAGAAG ccaaaaaggaGTGCCCTCCCCCGGCTCCTGCTGACAGCCTGGCTGTAGGAAACTCAGG CAGCGTTGACACTCCCCAGGAGAAGAGGCCCCTAGACCGGTTACAAGCCCCAGAACTGGCCAACGTGGCAG GGCTCACCCCTCCAGCTACCCCTCCCCATCAGTTATGGAAGCCCCTGGCTGCTGTCTCTCTTCTGGCCAAAGCCAAATCTCCTAAGTCCACCGCCCAGGAGGGAACCCTGAAGCCTGAAGGAGTTACAGAGGCCAAACATCCAGCTGCAGCCCGCCTCCACGAAGGGGTCCGTGGCCCTAGTCCAGTCCATGTGGGCTCTGGGGACCATGACTATTGTGTTCGGAGCaggacccccccaaaaaagacgCCTGCCCTAGTCATTCCAGAGGTGGGCTCCCGATGGAACGTCAAACGCCATCAGGATATCACCATCAAGCCTGTCTTGTCCCTGGGCTCAGTCACCTCTGTGCCTCCAGGCACAGCTGCCTCCCAGAAGCCACTTGATCACAGGACTAGCAAAGAGCAGGCAGATCCCCAAACTCCTTGCCTTGCCCCGTCTGCCTTGCTGTCCCCTGAGGCCTCACCCTGCCGGAATGACACGAACACTAGGACCCTCCCTGATCCCTCAGCCAAGCAGCAGTCAGTGCGCTGTTACCGAAAAGCCTGCAGGTCAGCCAGCCCCCCAAGCCGGGGCTGGCAAGGCCGCCGTGGCCGCAGCAGCCGTTCTCTGAGCTCTGGGTCCACCCGGACCAGCGAAGCATCTTCCTCCTCATCCTCATCGTCGTCTTCCTCATCCCGATCCCGGTCCCGGTCCCGGTCCCGGTCCCTCTCCCCCCCACACAAGAGGTGGCGAAG GTCCAGTTGCAGTTCCTCTGGACGTTCCCGGAGatgctcttcctcttcctcctcatcttcctcctcatcttcctcctcctcatcatcTAGTTCCCGAAGCCGGTCCCGCTCTCCATCTCCTCGCCGGAGAAGTGACAGGAGGCGCCG GTACAGTTCTTATCGTTCACACGACCATTACCAAAGGCAGAGAGTTCTGCAGAAGGAGCGTGCAATA GAAGAAAGAAGAGTGGTCTTCATTGGGAAGATACCTGGCCGCATGACTCGGTCAGAGCTGAAAGAGAGGTTCTCTGTTTTTGGGGAGATTGAGGAATGCACCATCCACTTCCGTGTCCAAGG TGACAACTATGGCTTCGTCACTTACCGCTATGCCGAGGAGGCATTTGCAGCCATCGAGAGTGGCCACAAGCTGAGGCAGGCGGATGAACAGCCCTTTGATCTCTGCTTTGGGGGCCGCAGGCAGTTCTGCAAGAGAAGCTATTCTGATCTTG ACTCCAACCGGGAAGACTTTGACCCTGCTCCTGTAAAGAGCAAATTTGATTCTCTTGACTTTGACACATTGTTGAAACAGGCCCAGAAGAACCTCAGGAGGTAA